One Methanococcus voltae genomic region harbors:
- a CDS encoding cyclase family protein has protein sequence MNLKNNFGKPISLSHNLVNVVFPGDPEYKISKIDVDDFKISKIELNSHLGTHIDFPGHLNNTNVKNADFSKFSKPYLKLMDKKIIYENAICINYNSENTEYFENDDKFNELKDIIDKNNIKILILNTNKYRLWGNLKYFDYDLKLNKYLERILELNIDIIATDCASIGDYKVHKKLLDKMLIVENLTNLEFFDNQVFVFLGMPLDINIPDGSPINIIGFINMY, from the coding sequence ATGAATTTAAAAAATAATTTTGGTAAACCCATATCTTTGAGTCACAATTTGGTAAATGTTGTTTTTCCAGGCGATCCGGAATATAAAATCTCTAAAATAGATGTGGATGATTTTAAAATCTCTAAAATAGAACTTAACTCACATCTTGGTACACATATTGATTTTCCAGGACATTTGAATAATACAAATGTAAAAAATGCTGATTTTTCAAAATTTTCAAAACCTTATTTAAAATTAATGGATAAGAAGATTATTTATGAAAATGCAATATGTATAAATTATAATTCGGAAAATACCGAATATTTTGAAAATGATGATAAATTCAATGAATTAAAAGATATCATTGACAAAAATAATATTAAAATATTGATTTTAAATACAAATAAATATAGATTATGGGGTAATCTTAAGTATTTTGATTATGATTTAAAATTAAATAAATATTTGGAAAGAATTTTAGAATTGAATATCGATATAATTGCTACGGACTGCGCTTCTATTGGAGATTACAAAGTTCATAAGAAGTTATTGGATAAAATGTTGATAGTGGAAAATCTAACTAATTTGGAGTTTTTTGACAACCAAGTTTTTGTTTTTTTAGGTATGCCATTAGATATTAATATTCCTGATGGGTCCCCTATTAATATTATTGGATTTATTAATATGTACTAA
- a CDS encoding histidinol phosphate phosphatase domain-containing protein, which yields MRHDFHTHTIYSDGELLPSELVRRAIALKHKTIALTDHGDISNYKELIKMGLETKKELKNYWDIEIIAGIELTHIPPKSIPKIAKKCKDEGVELVVIHGETLVEPVEEKTNYYASLSEDVDILAHGGLIDDETAKNIKENDIYLEITSRKGHSLSNGYVLNVARKYNIPTVINTDSHAPSDLISFEFAEKVGFGCGMTPDEVKKSLIDNPLKLLDKLKK from the coding sequence ATGCGACATGACTTTCACACTCACACAATATACAGCGATGGAGAATTATTACCTTCAGAACTTGTACGAAGAGCTATAGCTTTAAAACATAAGACTATTGCACTAACGGATCACGGCGACATTTCAAATTACAAAGAATTAATAAAAATGGGTCTTGAAACTAAAAAAGAGTTAAAAAATTACTGGGATATTGAAATAATTGCAGGGATAGAATTAACACATATTCCACCAAAATCAATACCTAAAATCGCAAAAAAATGTAAAGATGAAGGTGTTGAATTAGTTGTAATACATGGAGAGACGTTAGTAGAGCCTGTTGAAGAAAAAACAAATTATTATGCTTCATTATCTGAAGATGTAGATATATTAGCACATGGGGGCCTAATAGATGATGAAACTGCCAAAAATATAAAGGAAAATGATATTTATCTAGAAATAACGTCAAGAAAAGGTCATTCTTTATCAAATGGGTACGTTTTAAACGTTGCCAGAAAATACAACATACCTACAGTAATCAACACGGATTCCCATGCTCCAAGTGATTTAATATCATTTGAATTTGCTGAAAAAGTAGGTTTTGGTTGCGGTATGACCCCTGATGAAGTTAAAAAATCATTAATCGATAATCCTTTAAAATTATTAGATAAATTAAAAAAATAA
- a CDS encoding CBS domain-containing ParB/RepB/Spo0J family partition protein → MSVKEYMTKKVNTLPLNATVCDAIKLVEDTTHDTFPIVESGKIIGIVSVHDLIGKEKDEKIKNIMTDIRDMVVTYPDADVLNIGRVMFRTGFSKLPVVDKKNNLLGILTNTDVLRSQIEKTTPKKLEKIVKTYRTLGYDLEVYKDIVPVEELKPTQNKVYEDELYGRIYELERGLAEPLIVIKTNLTKYIIVDGHHRAVAANKLKVDTLDAYVLDIKTARKLGIEKTAEKQGLNSLCDIQVLDPSNDINNDICSLKIYE, encoded by the coding sequence ATGAGTGTTAAAGAGTATATGACTAAAAAAGTGAATACATTACCGTTAAATGCAACAGTGTGTGATGCAATAAAGCTCGTAGAAGATACTACTCATGATACGTTTCCAATTGTTGAATCTGGAAAAATTATAGGGATAGTTTCGGTACATGATTTAATAGGGAAAGAAAAAGATGAAAAAATAAAGAATATTATGACGGATATTAGAGATATGGTTGTAACTTATCCCGATGCTGATGTATTAAACATTGGTAGGGTAATGTTTAGAACAGGATTTTCTAAATTACCCGTAGTAGATAAAAAGAATAATTTGTTGGGTATACTTACCAATACCGATGTTTTAAGGTCTCAAATTGAAAAGACAACCCCTAAGAAATTGGAGAAAATTGTTAAGACCTATAGGACTTTAGGATACGATTTAGAAGTATACAAGGATATAGTCCCTGTAGAAGAACTTAAGCCTACTCAAAATAAAGTATATGAAGATGAATTGTATGGTCGTATTTATGAATTAGAACGAGGTTTAGCAGAACCTTTGATTGTTATAAAGACAAATCTTACCAAATATATTATAGTAGATGGCCATCATAGGGCAGTTGCTGCAAATAAATTAAAGGTTGATACTTTAGATGCTTATGTATTGGATATAAAAACCGCTAGGAAGTTGGGTATAGAAAAAACGGCAGAAAAGCAAGGTTTAAACTCATTATGTGACATACAAGTTTTAGACCCTTCAAATGATATAAATAATGATATATGTAGTTTAAAAATATATGAATAA
- a CDS encoding DHH family phosphoesterase: protein MILAIGYGAFGRKVVNCAKKLDKLTIIDVNEDVFESLGNGTFNHIVGDAGQLEVLNRAKITEADTILIMTNNNELNRKIAELVQSINDKAYVIVRGIVKYPELYEGLNVDKVIYPLESAAKDVVHEIQKSKLRRKLLDLRKVVEDAKAKYNNLCGDENNLEDCCFDAHFLIMLHNNPDPDAMASAMALKTILDRWGASSKIAYAGKIGYDENKAMVNLLGIKLKNILEVDMDKYCGIAVVDSSSYNSLYSEIDRSKEMNILIDHHKDGDIAADYSDIQSEAGATATIITTYLIQLGIEPDRHLATALYYAIVSDTNNFKRNASKMDFEIASYLQGLMDTKVLEMIENPEIETETMDVLAKAISNRKIIKGNIALSYVGNIKNRDALPRAADFLLKMEGIYTTYIFGIADDNIHISARTKDLRVDLGTLMNEAFMGGGHQASAAACIPLGIFESVSDKVSLRQLVEEAIQNKILSTMGIYEDESSNSGSE from the coding sequence ATGATATTAGCAATAGGTTATGGTGCATTTGGTCGTAAGGTAGTAAATTGTGCTAAAAAATTGGACAAACTTACTATAATAGACGTTAACGAAGACGTTTTTGAATCGTTGGGTAATGGAACATTTAACCACATTGTAGGTGATGCAGGGCAGTTGGAAGTTTTAAACCGTGCTAAAATCACTGAAGCTGATACAATATTAATTATGACTAATAATAACGAGTTAAATCGTAAAATAGCAGAATTAGTGCAGTCTATAAATGATAAGGCATATGTAATTGTAAGAGGTATTGTAAAATACCCTGAACTTTACGAAGGATTAAATGTCGATAAGGTAATATATCCCCTAGAAAGTGCAGCTAAAGACGTAGTTCATGAGATACAAAAATCAAAATTAAGAAGGAAATTGTTGGACTTAAGAAAAGTTGTAGAGGATGCAAAAGCCAAATATAATAATTTATGTGGCGATGAAAATAACTTGGAAGATTGCTGTTTTGACGCACATTTTTTAATAATGCTACATAATAATCCAGATCCTGACGCAATGGCAAGTGCAATGGCGTTAAAAACAATTTTAGATAGGTGGGGGGCGTCTTCTAAAATTGCATACGCTGGAAAAATTGGTTACGACGAAAATAAAGCAATGGTTAATTTATTGGGAATCAAATTGAAGAATATATTGGAAGTAGACATGGATAAATACTGCGGTATTGCAGTAGTGGATTCTTCAAGTTATAATTCTCTTTATTCTGAAATTGACCGCTCAAAAGAAATGAATATTTTAATTGACCACCACAAAGATGGTGATATAGCTGCAGATTATTCGGACATACAATCAGAAGCTGGTGCTACTGCAACAATTATCACAACATACTTGATTCAGTTAGGCATTGAGCCAGATAGGCATCTAGCTACTGCGTTATACTATGCAATAGTTTCAGATACAAATAACTTCAAAAGAAATGCTTCTAAGATGGATTTTGAGATTGCAAGTTATTTGCAAGGTTTAATGGATACAAAAGTATTGGAAATGATAGAAAATCCCGAAATAGAAACTGAAACTATGGATGTATTGGCTAAAGCTATTTCCAATAGAAAAATAATTAAAGGAAATATTGCATTATCTTACGTTGGTAATATTAAAAATAGGGACGCATTACCAAGAGCTGCGGATTTCTTACTTAAAATGGAAGGTATATATACCACATATATTTTTGGTATCGCAGATGACAATATTCACATAAGTGCAAGAACTAAGGATTTAAGAGTTGATTTGGGGACTTTAATGAACGAGGCGTTCATGGGCGGTGGTCATCAGGCTTCGGCAGCGGCATGTATTCCATTGGGCATATTTGAATCGGTTTCTGATAAAGTTTCTTTAAGACAATTGGTTGAAGAAGCAATCCAAAATAAAATATTATCTACCATGGGTATCTATGAAGATGAATCTTCAAACAGCGGCTCTGAATAA
- the infB gene encoding translation initiation factor IF-2: MALRCPIVSVLGHVDHGKTSLLDKIRTTRVTTREAGGITQHIGASEIPIGTIKKVSKDLLSIFKADLSIPGILVIDTPGHEAFTSLRKRGGALADIAILVVDINEGFKPQTIEAINILKQCKTPFVVAANKLDKISGWNSVEGPFVTNFNEQKQHPNALTDFEIKLYENVIAPLNELGFEADVFSRVKDTTTTINILPVSAMTGEGIPDLLIIIAGLAQKFLEQKLGLNVDGYAKGTVLEIKEEKGLGKTIDAIIYDGIAKAGDYVVIGNPDGIITSKVKALLKPKALDEMMDPRDKFKPSKQIVAATGVKISAPDLDNVIAGSPLRIVPKSQIEVAKEEIVQEIEDFEIKLDEEGIIIKADTMGSLEALATELRKKDVKIKKAEVGDVNKKDVIEAASYAISNPYNGAIIAFNAKVLNDAKLELEKNDVKLFEDKIIYKLVEDYEDWIKELEESLKSDELNKLTKPAILKILPNCIFRQKAPAVCGVEVLYGTLKVGSNIMLEDGKRVGYVKELRNSQQETIKEAKVGMQVPISIDGSLILGRHAKEEDILYVEVPEPEVRKFYHEYKSELRGDELEALNRYTELKQKVENNVFWGM, encoded by the coding sequence ATGGCATTAAGATGCCCTATTGTAAGTGTATTGGGTCACGTAGACCATGGAAAAACTTCCTTATTGGACAAAATTAGAACTACTAGGGTTACAACTCGTGAAGCAGGCGGTATAACTCAACATATCGGTGCAAGTGAAATACCTATCGGAACCATAAAAAAAGTTTCAAAGGATTTATTGAGTATATTTAAGGCTGATTTATCGATACCCGGTATCTTGGTAATTGATACTCCAGGTCACGAAGCTTTTACCTCATTAAGAAAAAGGGGGGGAGCTTTAGCTGACATTGCCATCTTAGTTGTAGATATCAATGAAGGATTTAAACCTCAAACCATAGAGGCCATTAACATATTAAAGCAGTGCAAAACACCGTTTGTAGTTGCAGCTAACAAGTTAGATAAGATTTCAGGATGGAATTCGGTTGAAGGACCTTTTGTAACTAATTTCAATGAACAGAAGCAACACCCAAATGCCCTAACAGACTTTGAAATAAAACTTTATGAAAATGTAATTGCTCCTTTAAATGAATTGGGTTTTGAAGCAGACGTCTTTTCAAGAGTTAAGGACACAACCACAACAATTAATATTTTACCAGTTTCTGCAATGACTGGAGAAGGAATACCTGATTTATTGATAATTATTGCAGGTCTTGCTCAAAAATTCTTGGAACAAAAATTGGGTTTAAATGTAGATGGGTATGCTAAAGGAACCGTTTTAGAAATAAAAGAAGAAAAAGGTCTCGGAAAAACAATTGATGCCATAATTTATGACGGAATTGCAAAAGCTGGTGACTATGTAGTTATTGGAAATCCTGATGGTATCATAACTTCAAAAGTGAAAGCATTATTGAAACCTAAGGCTTTAGATGAAATGATGGATCCAAGAGATAAATTTAAACCTTCAAAGCAAATTGTAGCAGCTACTGGGGTTAAAATATCTGCTCCAGATCTAGATAACGTAATTGCAGGTAGTCCTTTGAGAATAGTTCCTAAATCACAAATAGAAGTTGCTAAAGAAGAAATTGTTCAAGAAATAGAAGACTTTGAAATTAAATTGGATGAAGAAGGTATTATTATAAAAGCTGACACAATGGGTTCATTAGAGGCTTTAGCTACAGAATTAAGAAAAAAAGATGTTAAAATAAAAAAGGCTGAAGTTGGAGATGTGAATAAAAAAGATGTCATCGAAGCTGCATCTTATGCAATATCAAATCCTTACAACGGTGCCATAATAGCTTTTAACGCCAAAGTATTGAATGATGCAAAATTAGAACTCGAAAAGAACGACGTAAAATTGTTTGAAGATAAAATTATTTATAAATTGGTTGAAGATTATGAAGATTGGATTAAAGAATTGGAAGAATCTTTAAAATCTGATGAGTTAAATAAATTGACAAAACCCGCTATATTAAAAATTTTACCAAACTGTATATTTAGACAGAAAGCACCTGCAGTTTGCGGTGTTGAAGTATTATATGGTACTTTAAAAGTTGGTAGTAACATAATGTTGGAAGATGGTAAAAGAGTAGGTTATGTTAAAGAACTTAGAAACAGTCAACAAGAGACAATCAAAGAAGCAAAAGTTGGTATGCAAGTGCCTATTTCAATTGATGGCTCTTTAATATTGGGTAGACACGCTAAAGAAGAAGATATATTGTATGTGGAGGTTCCAGAACCTGAAGTTAGGAAATTCTACCATGAATACAAATCTGAATTAAGAGGCGATGAACTAGAGGCACTAAATCGATATACTGAATTAAAACAAAAAGTCGAAAATAATGTATTTTGGGGTATGTAA
- the hisI gene encoding phosphoribosyl-AMP cyclohydrolase — MENYDAILKNMDLKFRNIDNKKLILAIVKNKENLVLMTAFMNEESLKKTLETGYMHYYSTSRQKLWKKGEESGNIQKVLNIYRDCDGDALLFEVEQTGWACHEGYMSCFHNKIEKDGSYESFGTKFD; from the coding sequence ATGGAAAATTACGATGCAATACTAAAAAATATGGACTTAAAATTTAGAAATATAGATAATAAAAAGTTAATATTGGCAATTGTTAAAAATAAGGAAAATTTAGTACTAATGACTGCCTTTATGAATGAAGAATCCCTTAAAAAAACTTTAGAAACCGGATATATGCACTATTATTCTACCAGTCGTCAAAAACTTTGGAAGAAGGGGGAAGAAAGTGGGAATATTCAAAAAGTGCTAAATATATATAGAGATTGTGACGGGGATGCACTATTATTTGAAGTAGAGCAGACTGGATGGGCATGCCATGAGGGTTATATGTCTTGCTTCCACAATAAAATAGAAAAAGATGGTAGTTATGAATCTTTTGGAACTAAATTCGACTAA
- the mtnA gene encoding S-methyl-5-thioribose-1-phosphate isomerase: protein MSDIRPIIWNEENKELILIDQRKLPNKLEYFICKTYKDVALAIKDMVVRGAPAIGVSAAYGMALAELENSASDFIQKAYEELKLTRPTAVNLFWALDKCMNSYKNDISLLDEAKRIHEEDVELCKKIGELGQTLFEDGDVILTHCNAGALATSAYGTALSAIRFARYAGKNISVISDETRPRLQGAKLTCFELNYEGIPVTAISDNTAGFLMKQGKVDKIIVGADRILADYHVFNKIGTYSLAILAKYHNIPFYVAAPYSTFDFENSVGNIEIEQRADEEVTHIDGVRIVAEGVPVINYAFDCTPPELITAIITEDKIIYPNK from the coding sequence ATGAGCGACATTAGGCCTATAATTTGGAATGAAGAGAATAAAGAACTTATTTTAATTGACCAGAGGAAATTACCTAATAAATTAGAATATTTCATCTGCAAAACTTACAAAGATGTGGCTTTAGCAATAAAGGACATGGTTGTAAGGGGCGCTCCAGCTATAGGAGTTTCTGCAGCATACGGAATGGCTTTAGCAGAACTGGAAAACTCTGCCTCTGATTTTATACAAAAAGCATACGAAGAATTAAAATTAACACGACCAACGGCGGTAAATTTATTTTGGGCTTTAGATAAATGTATGAATTCTTACAAAAATGATATTAGTTTGTTGGATGAAGCAAAAAGGATACATGAAGAAGATGTTGAATTATGTAAAAAGATAGGAGAACTTGGTCAAACATTATTTGAGGATGGAGACGTTATATTAACGCATTGTAATGCCGGGGCTCTTGCTACGTCTGCATATGGTACTGCATTAAGTGCAATTAGATTTGCAAGATATGCTGGAAAAAATATATCTGTAATATCTGATGAGACAAGACCAAGATTACAAGGGGCTAAGTTGACTTGTTTTGAATTAAATTATGAAGGTATCCCCGTAACTGCTATATCGGATAATACCGCAGGTTTTTTAATGAAACAAGGAAAAGTGGATAAAATAATTGTTGGAGCCGATAGGATATTGGCTGATTACCACGTATTTAATAAAATAGGCACTTATTCATTGGCAATTTTGGCTAAATATCATAATATACCGTTTTATGTAGCGGCACCCTACTCTACATTTGATTTTGAAAATAGTGTAGGAAATATCGAAATAGAGCAACGGGCTGACGAAGAGGTTACGCATATCGACGGTGTTAGGATAGTAGCAGAAGGTGTACCCGTAATTAATTATGCTTTCGACTGCACACCCCCTGAATTGATAACTGCAATCATAACCGAGGATAAAATAATTTATCCTAACAAATAA
- a CDS encoding molybdopterin molybdotransferase MoeA, whose product MKFVKELISYEDAKKITFQELDEFIKDKYKEFNLNDCLNKISHDDILSPTDLPSFNKSAMDGYSVIAEDVFGASDNNPIILEKIEFSDEENSKFEGKNTVGDENFELINGFATKVSTGTKIPEGSNAVVMKEYVKEYDDYIEVYLGVHPFENVSKIGEDLKKGDIIIKKGEVITPYHIALLASVGIKKVNCTYLKIGILSTGDELISIENYGKEVNDKNDELKKIDMEYISKTGSIINSNSVMLKSLLKNCGFDAKAYDHVEDNPKEIEKCILKILSENDILMTTGGTSVGDRDYTFEEISKLGEIMYHGIKIRPGRPVGFSKIKLGNSSKFIYILSGYPVAAAVQFELLFNQYFEPLKTLKIPLTRNFASSLGRTDIMRVKLTYDSDSKNTNSKLFAEPLRISGSGVISSLSSADGYVIIDENIEGYEKGDVVSVHLFKK is encoded by the coding sequence TTGAAATTTGTAAAAGAATTGATATCTTATGAAGATGCTAAAAAAATAACTTTTCAAGAGTTGGATGAATTTATAAAGGATAAATATAAAGAATTTAATTTAAATGATTGTTTAAACAAAATATCTCACGATGATATATTATCACCTACAGATTTACCATCATTCAATAAATCCGCTATGGATGGCTATTCCGTAATTGCAGAAGATGTTTTTGGAGCTAGTGATAACAATCCAATAATTTTAGAAAAAATAGAATTCAGTGATGAAGAAAATTCAAAATTTGAAGGTAAAAATACCGTAGGAGATGAAAATTTTGAATTAATAAATGGCTTTGCCACTAAAGTATCCACAGGTACGAAAATCCCTGAAGGCTCAAATGCCGTTGTTATGAAAGAATACGTCAAAGAATATGATGATTATATCGAAGTTTATTTGGGCGTACATCCCTTTGAAAATGTGTCCAAAATAGGCGAAGATCTTAAAAAAGGGGACATAATTATTAAAAAAGGCGAAGTTATCACCCCTTACCATATTGCACTATTAGCATCAGTTGGGATAAAAAAAGTAAATTGCACTTATTTAAAAATAGGTATTCTATCCACAGGAGATGAATTAATTAGTATTGAAAATTATGGTAAAGAAGTAAATGATAAAAATGATGAACTCAAAAAAATAGATATGGAATATATATCCAAAACTGGCTCTATCATAAATTCCAATTCCGTTATGTTAAAAAGTCTATTAAAAAACTGTGGATTTGATGCCAAAGCTTACGACCATGTCGAAGATAACCCCAAAGAAATTGAAAAATGTATTTTAAAGATACTTTCAGAAAATGATATACTTATGACCACAGGAGGCACTTCTGTAGGCGATAGAGATTATACATTTGAGGAAATTAGCAAATTAGGAGAAATAATGTACCATGGTATTAAAATAAGACCTGGACGACCAGTAGGCTTCTCTAAAATTAAATTAGGAAATAGTTCAAAATTTATATATATATTATCAGGATACCCCGTAGCTGCAGCAGTTCAGTTTGAATTATTGTTTAATCAGTATTTCGAACCATTAAAAACATTAAAAATCCCGTTAACTCGTAATTTTGCCTCCTCCTTAGGTAGGACAGATATTATGAGGGTAAAACTTACATATGATTCAGATTCAAAAAATACAAATTCAAAGCTATTTGCGGAACCTTTAAGAATATCCGGTAGTGGAGTAATTTCTTCACTCTCATCAGCAGATGGTTATGTTATAATCGATGAAAATATTGAAGGTTATGAAAAAGGGGACGTTGTATCCGTTCATCTATTCAAAAAGTGA
- a CDS encoding multiprotein bridging factor aMBF1: MECELCGKITSELYKSKIEGVEMLLCKECAKFGKSPKTYSRYSLNNAVPISSDKPKKAKKPIGHKKDMFDDLKVVVEDYGDVIRKAREKKHMTTKELALKIGMKESTLHKLERGELEPEEKYVKKLESSLGISLYEDSEGYEDAKVKKESFTLGDFVKIKRRK; this comes from the coding sequence ATGGAATGTGAACTTTGTGGTAAAATTACGTCAGAACTTTATAAGTCAAAAATAGAGGGCGTTGAAATGTTATTATGTAAAGAGTGTGCTAAGTTTGGCAAATCTCCAAAAACTTATTCAAGATACTCTTTAAACAATGCAGTGCCTATCTCTTCAGATAAACCTAAAAAGGCTAAAAAACCTATAGGTCATAAGAAAGATATGTTTGATGACTTAAAAGTGGTTGTAGAAGACTATGGTGATGTAATTCGTAAAGCAAGAGAAAAAAAGCATATGACTACCAAAGAACTTGCTTTAAAGATTGGTATGAAAGAATCTACTCTTCATAAATTAGAGCGTGGGGAATTGGAACCTGAAGAAAAATACGTTAAAAAACTCGAAAGTAGTTTGGGAATAAGCCTCTATGAAGATTCTGAAGGTTACGAAGATGCAAAAGTTAAAAAAGAGTCATTTACATTAGGTGACTTTGTAAAAATTAAAAGAAGAAAATAA
- a CDS encoding proteasome-activating nucleotidase yields MNYPEDYSSEINDLDLDEYKERNYIMDLENKILRAELKNKDISRENSQLKKENEILKRELDKLRIPPLIMGTVIDKVSSRKVVVKSSTGPNFLVNISQFVDPEEIVPGERVCLNQQTLAVVEVLSKEKDYRAMAMEIEEKPNITFEEIGGLSNQIREIKEVVELPLKKPELFEKIGIVPPKGILLYGPPGTGKTLLAKAVAYETNASFIRVVGSELVKKFIGEGAKLVRDVFKLAKEKSPCIIFIDEIDAVASKRTESLTGGDREVQRTLMQLLAEMDGFDSRGDVKIIAATNRPDILDSAILRPGRFDRIIEIANPDEEGRIEILKIHTSKMNLKNIELKDVAKLTEGMVGADLKAVCTEAGMFAIREDREYIKLKDFEEAIDKIKSKTTPKEEIKPQVSLMYG; encoded by the coding sequence ATGAACTATCCTGAAGATTATTCAAGCGAAATAAATGACTTAGACCTTGATGAATACAAGGAAAGGAATTACATCATGGACTTAGAAAATAAAATATTAAGAGCCGAATTAAAGAATAAAGACATATCTAGAGAAAATAGTCAGCTTAAAAAAGAAAATGAAATCTTAAAAAGAGAATTGGATAAATTAAGAATCCCCCCTCTTATAATGGGTACTGTAATCGATAAAGTAAGCTCTCGAAAAGTAGTTGTTAAAAGTTCTACCGGCCCTAACTTCTTAGTAAATATTTCCCAGTTTGTAGATCCTGAAGAAATAGTACCTGGCGAAAGAGTTTGTTTAAATCAGCAAACCCTTGCAGTAGTTGAAGTCTTATCTAAAGAAAAAGATTACAGAGCCATGGCTATGGAAATAGAAGAGAAACCTAATATAACATTTGAAGAAATTGGCGGATTAAGCAATCAAATTAGAGAAATAAAAGAAGTAGTGGAATTACCATTGAAAAAGCCTGAATTATTTGAAAAAATAGGGATAGTACCACCAAAAGGTATTTTATTGTACGGTCCTCCAGGAACTGGTAAAACACTCCTTGCAAAAGCTGTTGCTTATGAAACTAATGCTTCATTTATTAGAGTAGTGGGCTCCGAATTAGTTAAAAAATTTATCGGAGAAGGTGCCAAATTAGTTAGAGATGTTTTCAAGTTAGCAAAAGAGAAATCTCCATGTATCATATTTATTGATGAGATTGATGCTGTTGCTAGTAAAAGAACTGAATCATTAACAGGCGGCGACAGAGAAGTTCAAAGAACTTTAATGCAATTGTTAGCTGAAATGGATGGTTTTGACTCTAGAGGCGATGTAAAAATAATTGCAGCTACAAACAGACCAGATATCTTAGATTCTGCCATATTAAGGCCAGGACGATTTGACAGGATTATAGAAATAGCAAATCCTGACGAAGAAGGTAGAATTGAAATATTAAAAATACATACCTCAAAAATGAATTTAAAGAATATAGAGTTAAAAGATGTTGCTAAATTAACTGAAGGAATGGTTGGTGCAGATTTAAAAGCAGTTTGTACTGAAGCAGGTATGTTTGCGATTAGAGAAGATAGGGAATATATTAAATTAAAAGATTTTGAAGAAGCTATTGATAAAATTAAAAGCAAAACCACTCCAAAAGAAGAAATAAAACCACAAGTATCTTTAATGTATGGATAA
- a CDS encoding nucleoside-diphosphate kinase, protein MIERTFVAIKPDAVKRKLAGKIIQRFEDKGFDIVNLRMLLLDDELLGQYYGEHKGKDFYDALVSFMKSGPIIAMVVEGNDAVKNVRTMVGATKPWEASMGTIRGDYGLSTPHNVIHASDSLESAKREINLFFKD, encoded by the coding sequence ATGATAGAAAGAACTTTTGTGGCCATAAAACCTGACGCAGTAAAAAGAAAATTGGCTGGAAAAATAATTCAGAGATTTGAAGATAAGGGATTTGACATTGTTAACCTAAGAATGTTATTATTGGATGACGAGTTATTGGGGCAATATTATGGGGAGCATAAAGGTAAAGACTTCTACGATGCTTTGGTATCCTTTATGAAGTCAGGCCCTATCATAGCAATGGTTGTTGAAGGTAATGATGCAGTAAAGAACGTGAGAACTATGGTTGGAGCTACAAAACCCTGGGAAGCAAGTATGGGTACAATAAGGGGGGATTATGGATTAAGCACACCTCACAATGTAATACACGCATCAGATAGTTTAGAAAGTGCAAAAAGAGAAATTAATTTGTTTTTTAAAGATTAA